Within Streptomyces sp. NBC_00704, the genomic segment CCCCGGTCTCCTTCAGCACCGTCTCCAGCTCGCGGGCGACCTGCTCCTCGGTGCCCGCGAGCTGCCCGGCGAATCCGGACTCGTAGAAGCCGCGTTCCTTCGCGGTCATCGTCCGGGTCGCGGCCTGCTCGGCGGGCGGCAGCGGCGGGAAGACGCCGTGGGTGCGCGAGTACGCCATCGACCAGGCCTCCGGCACCAGCAGCCGGTGCGCCGCCTCGGGCGTGGGCGCCACGGCGATCGTCCCGGAGACGACCACGTACGGTTCCGCCGCCCAAGCCGAGGGCCGGAAGCGGGCCCGGTAGCGGTCGACGCCGCGCCGCATCCGCTCCCGGTCGCGCAGGTCGCCGATGACCATCGGCAGCCCCGCTCGCGCGGCGATGTCCGCTCCCTCGCCCATCGCCAGCACGAACGGCGGCACGCTCAGCCCCCGCGCCGGGTACGCGTGCACCCCGGCGGGGGAGGGGCCCCGGAACCAGCCGAGGAGTTCCTCCAGCTGGGCGGCGAAGTCGTCGGCGTCGCCCTTGTCGTGGCCGAGCGCCCGGCGCACCCCGTCGGTGAAGCCCACCGAGCGGCCGAGGCCCATGTCGACGCGGCCGGGGAACAGCGACTCCAGGACGCCGAACTGCTCGGCCACGACCAGCGGCCGGTGGTTGGGCAGCATCACCCCGCCGGTGCCCACCCGGATCGTGCGCGTCGCCCCGGCCACGGCGGCGGCGAGCACGGTGGGCGCCGAACCCGCCACCCCGGGCACGCCGTGGTGCTCGGAGACCCAGAACCGGTGGTAGCCGAGGCGCTCGGCCTCCCTCGCCAGCGCCACGGTGTCCCGCAGCGCCTCGGCGCCGGCGTGGCCCTCGCGGACGCGCGAGCGGTCGAGGACGGAGAAGCGGGCGGAGGCGATCGCGGAACGCATACCCTGTTCAACGCCCGCGGGCCGGGAGGATTCCTGACCACGGCGCGGGCACGGCCGCGGGCGAACGGCACGGCGGGCGCCGCCGTCTGCTTAGGGTGGGGCCGTGACCGAGAGCAGCGGACGGCCCCTCGCCGTGTTCGACCTGGACAACACCCTGGCCGACACGGCCCACCGGCAGCGGTTCCTGGAGCGCAGGCCGCGCGACTGGGACGCGTTCTTCGCGGCCGCGCCGCAGGACCCGCCGATCCCGGAGGGCGTCGCGCTGGCCCTCGCGAGCGCGCGGGAGTGCGAGGTCGTCTACCTCACCGGCCGGCCCGAGCGCTGCCGCCGGGACACCGTGGAGTGGCTCGCCGCGCAGGGGCTCCCGGACGGGCGCCTGCACATGCGGCGCAACGACGACCGCAGGCCCGCGCGCCGCACCAAGCTGGAGGTCCTGCGCAGGCTCGCCCGCGACCGGGACGTCCAGGTCCTCGTGGACGACGACGAGCTGGTGTGCGACGACGCGGAACGCGCCGGGTTCGCCGTCGTCAGAGCCCGCTGGACCGCCCCGTCGGGCGCGCTGCGGCAGGCCCAGGAGGGCGAGGGCCGCACCTGAGGCCCGGTCCGTCGTCCGGTCAGTCCGACTCGTCGAGACGGAAGCCCACCTTCAGGCCCACCTGCCAGTGCGCGATGTCGCCGTTCTCGAGCTGGCCGCGCACCTGGGTGACCTCGAACCAGTCCAGGTTGCGCAGGGTCCGCGAGGCGCGGGCGAGGCCGTTGCGGACGGCCGCGTCGACGCCGTCGGGCGAGGTGCCGACGATCTCCGTGACCCGGTAGGTGTGGTTCGACATCAGGGTGCTCCTCTCGGCCGGGACGGCGTCACATCGGCGTCGTCACATGTGTCACGCGTCACTCCACCGTGCCCCAAGCTGCGGCGCTGCGCGAGACGTCGGACGCGCGGGCCCGATCCTCGCGGTCCCCTCTTGACCCCTCGCATTGGTCCATACCAAAATCCTGGGCACCCGCACGAGTCCCGCGCTCGTCCCCCACGCCGGGCCCCTCGCCCTGTCCGTCAGACAGAACAGGACCCCCGTGAGACGTCGTCGCCTGCTCGCCCTGCTGTGCGTGTCCGCCTTCCTGCTGACCGGCTGCGGGGCGCTGCCCGGGACCGGGGGCGCCGAACGCAGCACGGTCACCGTGTGGCTGATGAAGGACAGCGCCTCACCGGAGTTCCTGGACCGGTTCACCGAGGACTTCGAGCACGACCATCCGGATCTCGAACTCCGGATCCGCATCCAGGAATGGACCGGCATCGGCGACAAGGTGCAGGCCGCGCTGAAGGCGGACGACGCCGGTTCGCCGGACGTCATCGAGGTCGGCAACACCCAGGTCCCGCAGTACGTCGAGGGACGCGGACTGCTCGATCTGACCCTGGAGTCCGCCACCAGGTGGGGGCGCGACGACTGGCTGCCCGGCCTCGCCGAGCCGGGCCGTGAGCGCTTCCACCAGTACGGCATCCCCTGGTACGCGGCCAACCGGGTGGTGATCTACCGCACGGACCTCTTCGAACGGGCCGGCGTCACCGCCCCGCCCCGCACCCGCGCCGAGTGGCTCGCCGCCACCGAGAAGCTGAACACGGGCGGCGACCAGGGCATCTACCTGGCCGGGCAGGACTGGTACACGCTGGCCGGGTTCGTCTGGGACGAGGGCGGCGACCTCGCCACGGAGACCGGCGGCCGCTGGGAGGGCGCCCTCGACACACCCGCCGCCCTGCGAGGGATGGACTTCTACCGTCGGCTCCAGTCGCTCGGCCGCGGGCCCGTCGGGGCCGACGAGGAACACCCGCCCCAGGCAGGGGTGTTCGCGCGCGGCAAGGTCGCGCAGAACGTCGCCGTGCCGGGACTCGCCCGCACCGTGCTGGAGCAGAACCCCGCCCTGCGCGACCGGTTGGGCTTCTTCCCCGTTCCGGGCAGGACCGCGGGACGGCCCGGCGCCGTCTTCACCGGCGGCTCCGACCTCGTCGTCCCCCGCAACACCGACGTGCGCGAGGGCGCCGTCGCGGTGGTCTCCGCGCTGACCGGCGCCCGGTGGGACACCGAGCTGGCCCGCACGATGAACTACGTGCCGAACAAGGCGAGACTGGCGAAGGCCGTGGCCGGCGAGGAGGGGGTCGCGGCCATGGCGGCGGGGGCCGCCCAGGGGCGCGCGACCCCCAGCACACCCGAATGGGCGGCCGTCGAGGCGGACAACCCGATCAAGGGCTACATGACGAAGGTCCTCACCGGCTCAGACCCGGCCGCCGAGGCCCGCCGCGCCTCGCACCGCATCTCCGAGGCGCTGACGGTCACCTACTGACGGCAGCACGGCAGCACGGCAGCACGGCACGCGGTGCGCGGGTGCGCGCACCGCTACCGCACGGTCATCGCACGGTCATCGCACGGTGGACGACGACAGGGCGAAACGTCCCGCACGATCGGTCCACCAGTGCGTCAACTCCAGCCCCGCCGCGTCCAGTTCGGCGCGTACTCCCTCCTCCCGGAACTTCGCCGACACCTCGGTGCGCAGTTCCTCGCCGGCCGCGAAGTCGACGGCCAGATCGAGTGCGGGCACCTTCACGGTCTGCGCCGTGCGCGAGCGCAGCCGCATCTCGATCCATTCGTCGTGCGGATTCCACAGCGCGACGTGGTCGAAGGCCCCGGCGTCGAAGTCGGCCCCCAGTTCGCGGTTGACCACGGCCAGGACGTTCTTGTTGAACGCGGCGGTCACCCCGGCCGAGTCGTCGTACGCGGGGACCAGGATCCGCTCGTCCTTGACGAGGTCCGTGCCGAGCAGCAGCGTGTCGCCCGGCGCGAGCATCGCGCGCACCGAGGCCAGGAACACCGCCCGCTCGGCGGGCAGCAGGTTGCCGATCGTGCCGCCGAGGAAGGCGAGCAGCCGGGGCCCCGGGGTGCCGGGCAGCGTCAGGCCCGCCGTGAAGTCGGCGATCAGCGCGTGCACGTTCAGTCCG encodes:
- a CDS encoding phosphatase domain-containing protein, which encodes MTESSGRPLAVFDLDNTLADTAHRQRFLERRPRDWDAFFAAAPQDPPIPEGVALALASARECEVVYLTGRPERCRRDTVEWLAAQGLPDGRLHMRRNDDRRPARRTKLEVLRRLARDRDVQVLVDDDELVCDDAERAGFAVVRARWTAPSGALRQAQEGEGRT
- the egtD gene encoding L-histidine N(alpha)-methyltransferase, which encodes MSPFQITRTLPVDATDAALRDDVLRGLTATPKTLPPKWFYDAHGSELFERITELPEYYPTRAEREILVDRSGEIAAAARARTLVELGSGSSEKTRHLLDALTGLDTYVPVDVSESALSQAGRALIAERPGLNVHALIADFTAGLTLPGTPGPRLLAFLGGTIGNLLPAERAVFLASVRAMLAPGDTLLLGTDLVKDERILVPAYDDSAGVTAAFNKNVLAVVNRELGADFDAGAFDHVALWNPHDEWIEMRLRSRTAQTVKVPALDLAVDFAAGEELRTEVSAKFREEGVRAELDAAGLELTHWWTDRAGRFALSSSTVR
- a CDS encoding dodecin; amino-acid sequence: MSNHTYRVTEIVGTSPDGVDAAVRNGLARASRTLRNLDWFEVTQVRGQLENGDIAHWQVGLKVGFRLDESD
- a CDS encoding extracellular solute-binding protein; this encodes MRRRRLLALLCVSAFLLTGCGALPGTGGAERSTVTVWLMKDSASPEFLDRFTEDFEHDHPDLELRIRIQEWTGIGDKVQAALKADDAGSPDVIEVGNTQVPQYVEGRGLLDLTLESATRWGRDDWLPGLAEPGRERFHQYGIPWYAANRVVIYRTDLFERAGVTAPPRTRAEWLAATEKLNTGGDQGIYLAGQDWYTLAGFVWDEGGDLATETGGRWEGALDTPAALRGMDFYRRLQSLGRGPVGADEEHPPQAGVFARGKVAQNVAVPGLARTVLEQNPALRDRLGFFPVPGRTAGRPGAVFTGGSDLVVPRNTDVREGAVAVVSALTGARWDTELARTMNYVPNKARLAKAVAGEEGVAAMAAGAAQGRATPSTPEWAAVEADNPIKGYMTKVLTGSDPAAEARRASHRISEALTVTY
- a CDS encoding LLM class flavin-dependent oxidoreductase → MRSAIASARFSVLDRSRVREGHAGAEALRDTVALAREAERLGYHRFWVSEHHGVPGVAGSAPTVLAAAVAGATRTIRVGTGGVMLPNHRPLVVAEQFGVLESLFPGRVDMGLGRSVGFTDGVRRALGHDKGDADDFAAQLEELLGWFRGPSPAGVHAYPARGLSVPPFVLAMGEGADIAARAGLPMVIGDLRDRERMRRGVDRYRARFRPSAWAAEPYVVVSGTIAVAPTPEAAHRLLVPEAWSMAYSRTHGVFPPLPPAEQAATRTMTAKERGFYESGFAGQLAGTEEQVARELETVLKETGAQEVLVTTSTYDRAALVDSYRRLAAIVDAARSDAPTATAGSAAGPTPPTDTDMDGGAGACA